Proteins from one Sphingopyxis terrae subsp. terrae NBRC 15098 genomic window:
- the nuoF gene encoding NADH-quinone oxidoreductase subunit NuoF, whose protein sequence is MLADKDRIFTNLYGYQPWNLKAAEARGDWDKTKDLMTRGQDAIIEEIKASGLRGRGGAGFPTGLKWSFMPKEPRADRPSFLVINADESEPGSCKDREIIRHDPHKLIEGALIAGYAMRARAAYIYIRGEFIREAETLFAAVQEAYDAGLLGKNAAKSGYDFDVFVHRGAGAYICGEETAMIESLEGKKGQPRLKPPFPAGAGLYGCPTTVNNVESIAVVPTILRRGAAWFSSFGRENNKGTKLFQISGHVERPCVVEEEMGIPFRDLIEKHCGGIRGGWDNLLAVIPGGSSVPLVPAAQIMDAPMDFDGLKELGSGLGTAAAIVMDKSTDVVQAISRISYFYKHESCGQCTPCREGTGWMWRVMERLRTGDADISEIDTLFDVTKQVEGHTICALGDAAAWPIQGLIRHFRPELERRIRENGGALEGAE, encoded by the coding sequence ATGCTCGCCGACAAGGACCGCATCTTTACCAATCTCTATGGCTATCAGCCGTGGAACCTGAAAGCCGCGGAGGCGCGCGGCGATTGGGACAAGACCAAGGATCTGATGACTCGCGGCCAGGACGCGATCATCGAGGAGATCAAGGCGTCTGGCCTGCGCGGCCGTGGCGGCGCGGGCTTCCCGACCGGCCTGAAATGGTCGTTCATGCCGAAGGAACCGCGCGCCGACCGCCCGAGCTTCCTCGTCATCAACGCCGACGAATCCGAACCCGGCTCGTGCAAGGACCGTGAGATCATCCGCCACGATCCGCACAAGCTGATCGAGGGCGCGCTGATCGCGGGCTATGCGATGCGTGCGCGCGCTGCGTACATCTACATTCGCGGCGAGTTCATCCGTGAGGCCGAGACACTCTTCGCGGCGGTGCAGGAGGCCTATGACGCCGGCCTGCTCGGCAAGAATGCGGCGAAGTCGGGCTATGATTTCGACGTCTTCGTCCATCGCGGCGCCGGCGCGTACATCTGCGGCGAAGAAACCGCGATGATCGAAAGCCTGGAAGGCAAGAAGGGCCAGCCGCGCCTGAAGCCTCCGTTTCCGGCGGGGGCGGGCCTCTACGGCTGCCCGACGACGGTCAACAATGTCGAAAGCATCGCGGTCGTCCCGACGATCCTGCGCCGCGGCGCGGCGTGGTTCTCCAGTTTCGGGCGCGAGAATAACAAGGGCACCAAGCTCTTCCAGATCTCGGGCCATGTCGAACGCCCGTGCGTCGTCGAGGAAGAGATGGGCATCCCGTTCCGCGACCTCATCGAAAAGCATTGCGGCGGCATAAGAGGCGGCTGGGACAATCTGCTCGCGGTGATCCCCGGCGGTTCATCGGTGCCGCTCGTCCCGGCGGCGCAGATCATGGACGCGCCGATGGATTTCGACGGCCTCAAGGAACTCGGCTCGGGCCTCGGCACCGCCGCCGCGATCGTGATGGACAAGTCGACCGACGTCGTTCAGGCGATCAGCCGTATCAGCTATTTCTACAAGCATGAAAGCTGCGGCCAGTGCACGCCGTGCCGCGAAGGCACCGGCTGGATGTGGCGCGTGATGGAGCGGCTGCGCACCGGCGACGCCGACATTAGCGAGATCGATACGTTATTCGACGTGACCAAGCAGGTCGAAGGCCACACCATCTGCGCGCTCGGCGATGCGGCGGCGTGGCCGATCCAGGGCCTGATCCGCCACTTCCGCCCCGAACTCGAACGCCGCATTCGCGAAAATGGCGGCGCGCTGGAGGGAGCCGAATAA
- the nuoG gene encoding NADH-quinone oxidoreductase subunit NuoG, whose translation MPKVTVDGVEIDVPQGATVLQACEMAGKEIPRFCYHERLSIAGNCRMCLVEVSPGPPKPQASCALPTAEGQVIKTDSPMVKKAREGVMEFLLINHPLDCPICDQGGECDLQDQSVAYGRGASRYDENKRAVTEKYMGPIVKTVMTRCIQCTRCVRFAEEVAGVEDIGAIYRGENMQITSYLERAVASELSGNVVDLCPVGALTSKPYAFEARPWELTKTLGIDMMDAVGTNVRIDSRGRQVLRVLPRVNEDVNEEWASDKTRHHVDGLMRRRLDRPYVRKDGRLVEASWAEAFAAIKAVNAGKSVAAIAGDMADCETMFAAKALVNALGSDLLEGRQTGLAYDVTSLSAVNFNTTIAQAENADVILLVGTNLRWEAPLINTRVRKAVWKKGAKVFGIGPEVDLTYKTEWLGDDASLVAKLPKAAMDALKGAERPMLVFGGGALSVPGVHGAALALAKSVDAVKDGWNGFNVVHFSAARMGALMLGYAQPGGIKDIIAAKPKLTFFLGADEVDFAAFDKSFKVYVGHHGDKGAHAADVILPAAAWTEKDFTTVNTEGRVQRSEKAVFAPGDAREDWSIFRALADALGVSVGFDSFDECRAAMIAAVPALGVEGLADYGWSVPKLDAKPEARAIPSPIKDFYLTNAICRASPTMERCSAELLHGADYAEAAE comes from the coding sequence ATGCCTAAAGTTACCGTAGATGGCGTAGAAATCGACGTGCCGCAGGGCGCCACCGTTCTGCAGGCGTGCGAGATGGCGGGGAAGGAAATTCCGCGCTTCTGCTACCATGAACGCCTGTCGATCGCCGGCAATTGCCGCATGTGCCTCGTCGAAGTGTCGCCCGGCCCGCCGAAGCCGCAGGCGTCGTGCGCGCTGCCGACCGCCGAAGGGCAGGTGATCAAGACCGACAGCCCGATGGTGAAAAAGGCGCGCGAAGGGGTGATGGAGTTTCTGCTCATCAACCACCCGCTCGACTGCCCGATCTGCGATCAGGGCGGCGAATGCGACCTGCAGGACCAGTCGGTCGCCTATGGCCGCGGTGCGTCGCGCTATGACGAGAACAAGCGCGCGGTGACCGAGAAATATATGGGGCCGATCGTCAAGACGGTGATGACGCGCTGCATCCAGTGCACGCGCTGCGTCCGCTTTGCCGAGGAAGTCGCCGGGGTCGAGGATATCGGCGCGATCTATCGCGGCGAGAATATGCAGATCACCAGCTATCTCGAGCGTGCCGTCGCGAGCGAGCTGTCCGGCAATGTCGTCGACCTCTGTCCGGTCGGCGCGCTGACCAGCAAGCCCTATGCGTTCGAGGCGCGTCCGTGGGAGCTGACCAAGACGCTGGGCATCGACATGATGGACGCGGTCGGCACCAATGTCCGTATCGACAGCCGCGGCCGCCAGGTGCTGCGCGTGCTGCCGCGCGTCAACGAGGATGTGAACGAGGAATGGGCGAGCGACAAGACGCGCCACCATGTCGATGGCCTGATGCGCCGCCGCCTCGACCGCCCCTATGTGCGCAAGGATGGCAGGCTCGTCGAGGCGAGCTGGGCCGAAGCCTTTGCCGCGATCAAGGCGGTGAACGCCGGCAAGTCGGTCGCGGCGATCGCCGGCGACATGGCCGATTGCGAGACGATGTTCGCCGCGAAGGCACTGGTGAATGCGCTCGGCTCCGACCTGCTCGAAGGGCGCCAGACGGGCCTCGCCTATGACGTCACCAGCCTGTCGGCGGTTAATTTCAATACCACGATTGCGCAGGCCGAAAATGCCGACGTGATCCTGCTCGTCGGCACCAATCTGCGCTGGGAAGCGCCGCTCATCAACACGCGCGTCCGCAAGGCGGTGTGGAAGAAGGGCGCAAAGGTTTTCGGCATCGGGCCCGAAGTCGATCTCACCTACAAGACCGAATGGCTCGGCGACGATGCCTCGCTGGTCGCGAAACTGCCCAAGGCGGCGATGGATGCGCTCAAGGGCGCCGAGCGGCCGATGCTGGTATTCGGCGGCGGCGCGCTGTCGGTGCCGGGCGTCCATGGCGCCGCGCTGGCGCTCGCCAAGAGCGTCGATGCGGTCAAGGACGGCTGGAACGGCTTCAACGTCGTCCATTTCTCGGCCGCGCGCATGGGGGCCTTGATGCTAGGCTACGCACAGCCGGGCGGGATCAAGGACATCATCGCCGCCAAGCCCAAGCTGACCTTCTTCCTGGGCGCCGACGAGGTCGATTTCGCGGCCTTCGACAAGAGCTTCAAAGTCTATGTCGGCCATCATGGCGACAAGGGCGCGCATGCCGCCGACGTCATCCTGCCGGCCGCGGCCTGGACCGAAAAGGACTTCACGACGGTCAACACCGAAGGCCGCGTCCAGCGCAGCGAGAAAGCAGTGTTCGCGCCGGGTGACGCGCGCGAGGACTGGAGCATCTTCCGCGCGCTCGCCGATGCGCTCGGCGTCAGCGTCGGCTTCGACAGCTTCGACGAATGTCGCGCGGCGATGATCGCGGCGGTTCCGGCGCTGGGCGTCGAGGGTCTGGCAGATTACGGCTGGTCGGTGCCCAAGCTCGACGCGAAGCCCGAGGCGCGTGCGATCCCGTCGCCGATCAAGGATTTCTACCTCACCAACGCCATCTGCCGCGCATCGCCGACGATGGAGCGCTGCTCGGCCGAACTGCTGCATGGCGCGGATTATGCGGAGGCCGCGGAATGA